The segment GATTCCAAATGTCTGAGGATTCGAGAAGTCAAATCCACCCCGGAAGGAACCTGCCTGTGGACGGTGAAGTCATTCGCTTTTAATGCCTCAGCAAGACCTGCTAGCCCCTTTAAAGTCTCTTTTCGAAACAGATTCAGTTCATCCGGTTCCAGGTCATGTCGCAGCAAATCGGTTTTGACGCGATCCGTCTCCGGGTTCACAGATCGCACCCGTTCCAGTCGCGCCAGAGTGGTTTCCTGAGTACGAAACAGATATCCCTGAACGAACGCCCGTTTGAGCCGCATTTCAGGATCGAAGTGAAATACAGGGTCAGGCCCTAAGAAACAGGATAAGTCACCCAATCGGCGATAGCCTAAAACGAAAGGCTCGCTTTCAGACGGCAGAGACAATTCGACTCGCTCGACGAGCGCCGTCGCTTCCTGCATCAAATCTTCGCGGTCCGATTCCTGGTGCGCCATTTTTCTTGCAAAGCCTTTCCTTATCCCGCATAGTATTAGGTAATCAGATAGATGTTGAATCTATTGCAGTATTGTTACGCTGTCTGGTTTTAAGAGGAATTTGTCTACACATGGGCCAATAGACATTTTCCGTTCTGGGGATTTTTTCGTTCTTCTAAGACTATTTGGAGTCGATGCAAAGTAAACAATTTGTACGAGTCCTCCCCGGTTCCTTGAAATTAACAAGACTGAATCCATTAAACAGGTCTTTCCTTCCGGAAGTGGAAATAATTACTGACGTCAGAATCCTGTATTGGATATGGAAATTCTGAAACCAAGGCTGCCTGGAAATCCTGAATGTCGTTTGTGACCCATCGTTACAGCTTGCCCGTCTCTTCTGCGGAGATCAGCACCATTGACCCGCAACGACTGTTAGAAGTCGATGAGAAGCACAAAAAGCTGATTGAATTTCTCGAATCGCATCAGCTCGATGCCCTGTTACTACAGAAACCGGAAAACCTTTCCTGGTTCACTGCGGGTGGTGATTTTGCGCGCATGGGATCCTCCGAGACAGCAGGGTCGATATTCGTTACGCCTGCGGCGAGGTTACTGGCGACTAATTCGATTGATGCCGCTCGGATTTTTGATCGCGAGATCCCCGGTTTCGGCTTCCAAGTCAAAGAACGCCCCTGGCATGAGTCTCCTGAAACCTTGATTGAAGACCTCTGCCGAAGTCGCCGTGTCGCCAGCGATACTGGTCAACACTCCACCAAAGATGTCTCCCTGCACCTTAAAAACTTGCGTGTTTCCTTAACAGAGCGTGACTGCGGCTTGCTCCGAGAATTGGGACGAGATATTTCGCATGCCGTAGAAGCGACCGCAAGAAATCTGCAACGGGGTCAGACGGAAGCAGAGATTGCGGCACAACTGGCCCATCGACTCATCAAAAGAAATATTGTCCCCGACCGGATTCAGGTACTGGCCGATGGGCAGAGCCAAAGATATCCCTCCTGGAGTTACGGCGATGATCGAGTCGAACGCTATTGCATCATCTCTGCCGTAGGTCGGCGGAATGGTCTGCATGTGGGAGCCTCACGTACCGTCAGCTTCGGCGCTTTGCCGCGTACTGTTCGTGATGCGCACTTCCGTGTGATGCTGGTTCAAGCGACGGGCATGCATTTTTCTCAGCCGGACTGGGAAATGTTTGAAATTTGGAATCGAATCCAACGCATCTACGAGAAGTTCGGTCACCCCCTCGAATGGCGACGAGCGGAACAGGCATCCGTCATGGGGTACAAAGCGAGTGAAGTCCCCCTGGTACCCAACAGCCAGTTTCGCCTGGAAGAAAACATGGTGCTTCATTGGCACCCTTCCATCGGAGCCGCAATGGTTGGTGATTCTATCCTGGTAGCAGAGGGTGGGTTTGAATTGTTAACGCCACTCGATGAATGGCCGAAAATCAAAATCGAAGTCAAAGGCCTCCCAATCTATCGCCCCGACATTCTGCAGCGTCCGGAATGAAACCGGGTCCGTTGCAGGCAGCGCAAAATGAACGAAAAATCTTCGTTCCATTCGATTTAAGCAGGAGTCGACGAGGGTTTGCACTTTTCATGAACCGTCAGTCTGTCGATAATGGCCCATCCTGGTTCTGCTTTTCTGGAAAATGACTTCCGAAAAATCTTACCGGACACATACCCCATTTTATCTAACCGGCATCGAACCGGGGCTGACGAGTAAGGCATCTGGAGAAGCCGCCTTTTTGCCGCACTACCGGTCAAGCCCTTCCGTTTACACAGCCGATGATTTTGAGGCACGAAGCAACCGGTTGCATCGAGGAACTTCGCTCGAGTAACTGCAGGCATTATATCCCCACGCCGGATATGATCGACACGTTGATTTCACTGGAACAGGATGTTCAGTTCAACTATGACCAAACTTCAACTCAATTCGGCTTCCGCCTCCTCCACCCCCACCAGCCCTGTTCCCGTAAAAAAACGTAACAAACTGGTGGAGTCCCTGCGTAAAGTGCATCTCGTGGGGATCTGCGGTTCCGGAATGAAAGCGTTAGCGGAATACCTGACTGATTGCGACATAGAAGTGACTGGATCCGACTTATCCAGTTCTGAAGAACTGTGGCTGGCCATGCAAGAACGAGGATGGAACGTCCACCACGGGCACCAGGAAGACCACCTCGCCTCTGATGTGGATCTGCTCATTTACAGTCCCGCAGTAACAGAAGAGAATCCTGAACGTGTTTCCTCACAACGGCAGGGAATTGCACAACTTTCCTACACAGAGTTTCTGGGAAAATTGCTTCAGGACGAGACAGGCCTGTGCATCGCTGGAACCCACGGAAAAAGCACCACCACGGCGATGACCAGCCACATTCTGGAATCCTCTCGCCTGAACCCCTCCGTTTTCGTCGGAGCTGAGTTATGCGGGTATGAGCGAAGTGGCTGGGCAGGTGCCGGCGACCTGATGGTGGTCGAAAGCTGTGAGTACCGTCGTCATTTTCTGAACTACGCCCCCCAGTTCGCCGCCATTCTGGGGATCGAAGCAGACCACTTTGATTGCTATGCAACGGTTGAAGACGCTATTGGTGCTTATGCTGAATTTGCCCGCAATGTCTCCAAAGAGGGTACTTTACTAGTTTCTGCAGATTCAGAAGCGGCAGTAGAAGCAGCCAAAGGTGCCTCTTCAAAGGTAGCGACCTTCAGCGTTCAAACGATGGCCGATTGGTGGGCCACAGATATTCGCAGCACTCCCACTGGCCAACGATTTCGAATTTTCCATCAAGGCGAATTCTTTTCGGAGATTGAAATTGATCTTCCTGGAGAACACAATGTCTCCAATGCTCTGGCAGCAACCGCGATCTGTTATTACGCCGGATGTTCGCCAATGCAGATTCGTGCGGCACTCGCCCGCTTCGAAGGCTTAAAACGTCGGTTCGAATCGGTCGGTTCGTATCGGGGTGTGACGTTAATCGACGATTACGCTCATCATCCGACGGCTGTTGCGAAAACGCTGACCGCTGCTCGGCAACGTTTCCCAAACAGGCGTCTATGGGCGGTTTACCAGCCTCATCAAGCTTCTCGCACCACGGCGCTGGAAAAAGATTTCGTCGATGCATTGGAACTTGCGGATGAAGTAATTATCGCTCGTACATTTGCTGCTCGGGAATCGTCTGCAGAGACAGAAGACCGCACGGCTGTTCAGTTGGCCGAGAAACTCTCCGCCAGAAACGTGTCGACTCTGTACTGTGGTGCCCTTGACCAGTTGATCGAATCTTTAGACGATGCACTTCGACCTGGGGACGTTCTATTAACAATGGGTGCAGGAGATATTGATCGGGTTCATAATGCCTTCACTAGACGACTTTTCCGAAATCACGCTTCTTAATGAACCTCTCGCTAAGCATACCTGGCTTGGTGTAGGAGGACCTGCTCAATACTTCATCGAACCCCGCAATTTTGACGAGTTGCGCGACGTTGTTCGCTGCTGCCATGAAACGGAGACCCCGATTCATATCCTCGGCGGAGGATCCAACGTCCTCGTCCGGGACGAAGGAGTCAGCGGGGTTGTTGTTCATTTCAAAGCAGACAATTTCTCTGACATATCATTCGAAGGATCCGAGGTCCGGGTGCAAGCCGGGGCACTGCTTTCAAATGTCATTTCTCGCTGTATCCAGGAAGGGCTGGGCGGACTCGAAACGCTGGCTGGCATTCCAGGAACCATCGGTGGTGCCATCTCTGGCAATGCGGGTGGCAACAACGGTGATATTGGTCAGTTTGTTAAAGAAGTACGAGTACTGACCTCCACGGGTGAAATTAAAACACGCACGGCGGAAGAAGTCTCTTTCAGCTACCGCCAATCCACGTTGACTGATCTTGTCGTCCTGGAAACATTGTTTTCGCTCAAAAAAGAAGAGCCGGACGAAATCAGCCAGCGGATGCGTAAAACCTGGATTATGAAAAAAGCGACTCAGCCGCTCTCATTCCAGTCGGCAGGTTGTATTTTCCGAAATCCACGGGGAACCAAAGCAGGTGCTCTGATCGAACAAGCGGGTCTCAAAGGAACGCGAGTCGGAAATGTAGAGATCAGCGATCGTCACGCGAATTTCTTTGTCACACAGCCCGGCGCCACAGCAGAGGACATTCTGAAACTGATCGATTTAACTCGCTCAAAAGTGAGTGAACAACACGGAATTGATCTAGAGTTGGAAATTAAGATCTGGTAAATGTTTAGGCCAGTCCCAACGCCCACGGGTTGATTTCAACTCGTTTCGGGAATGGCATCGAGTTCAAAAGACTGTGTTTTCAGAATTTCTGAGCTCTACCTAAAACACACGAATTGGTTTTCAGACACGATATTGCATCTTCAGAATGAGTACAGCCCAGGGAATCGGGCAGGCTCCTGATGATTTCCGTTCTGAAACCACCTGATTAATCACCCTGATAACGTCTCGTTTTTGTATTTCAGAAACCGCCGGGCCGGCACTCTACTTGGTTTGCTCCCACCCTGCAGTCCTACTGAAGATCACTCAAACGAGGTAAGACCAAGCCAGGTGCACGGAGGCTTCCATGGCAGATTTCGACTTTCTTTCCGGCGATGTTTTGCGAATCGTAGTTCTTGCAGGTGGAGATTCCGCCGAGCGGGAAATCAGCCTTCAAAGTGGGGCTACAGCCACCGAGGCGTTGAAGAGTCGCGGACATGAGGTTGTGCAAGTCGATCCCGCTTCGGAAGACTTGGCCACGCGCGATTGGAGCGACTGCGACGTCGCCTTCATCGCATTGCACGGCACCTATGGCGAAGATGGTGGAGTTCAGCGCCTGCTGGAGGAACTTGAAGTTCCTTATACAGGCAGCGATTCTTCAGCATCACGACTCGCCTTCAGCAAATCAGCGGCGAAAGAACGTTTTCTGCTTTCCGGTGTAGATACACCGGCGTACGTCCTCATTCACGAAACAGACGACGCCACCTCGATTCATCAGAAAGCGAACAGTATTGGCTACCCCCTCGTCGTCAAACCAGACGCACAAGGTTCCAGTCTGGGAGTCACCATCGTTCGCAGTCCGGAAGACCTTCCGCAGGCTCTGGCCCGCTGTTTCCATTACGACTGCTTCGGATTGATGGAACAGGCGATTGAAGGAACAGAATGGACGATGGGAATCGCTAATGGCGAACCCTTGCCCCTGATACAGATTGAATCTGAACGGGAGTTTTACGATTACGACGCCAAATACGTCGATGACGAAACTCGGTTTCTGTTCGAATTTGATCTCGAAAGCCCCACGATTGGTCAGATTGAGCAGCTTGCTTTAGCCTCTTTCGACTCGCTGGGCGTCTCCGGTATTGCCCGGGCGGATATCCGTCTGGATCGTTTTGGCAAACCGTGGATTCTGGAAGTGAATACGATTCCTGGGTTTACGTCACATAGCCTGATTCCAATGGCTGCCGAACAACAGGGAATCGAACTGGGTGAATTCTTCGAGCGGACCGTACGCGCCGCCCTGCAGAACAGCTTTCTGCGTCGTCAGAATTAGCCCAGTCCGCATAGTCAAAGTCGCTCTTTTTAAAAAGAGGCTCCAGGGCCAACCGGACTTTTCCGTAACGGAACTGCGGTCGATGTAGATCGATAGGGAAGTATCAGAACAGGGTCGTTCTGCGCACCAACAGGCCTCGTGCGGTTAAGTCTCGTATTTCACTGGAAGAAATTGCGGCTCACTTTTCATGTTATTCGCGAAACAGAAAAAAAAACCAGGCAAACGCAAACAGAAAGAGAAACCGAAGCAACAGAACTGGTTCACCAGAAATCTGTTTCGTCCGTTTCCTCTATTATGGCTGGCGTTGATCGCGACTTTGATCGTGTTGGCCCCGCGCGTTTATAAAAAGCTACCTGACCTGACAAGCCAACACCGGTATCAGTTAACGTCGTCTGACATCACCTTGGAAAACCGACCTGATTGGGTTCCCGCCCATTTCCTCAACGCTGTGCTCTCCCATAATCAGATTCCCGATAATGTGCTGGAACCGGAGTTAGCGCGAACGATCTCTACCTGGTTCGAAAAGGAACCTTGGGTGAAGTCGGTCGAAGCCGTTCGAATTGGGTATCCCCCTTCTGCATCGGTGGAATTAACATTTCGCGAGCCGGTTGCGGTAGTGGAACTCGAAGGAAAACTCCATCCCATCGATGTCGATTCCGTGATTCTTCCCAGTGAAGACTTTGCCCCAGCAACACTCGAACGATTCCCCGTGCTACATCCATCGAAAGTTCCACCTCCTTTGTATGTGGGAAGCGCCTGGGACGATCCGGTGATTCGTAAAGGGGCCAAATTGGCGAGCGAAATTAAACCTTACTGGGGCAACTTTGATTTTGTTGCAATCCGCGCACAGCAAGATCAACGGAATCGTGCCGCAACAGGGCAGGGTGAATTTGACCCGACCTTTGAAATTGTGTCCGCATCTGGTTCCATCATTGTCTGGGGACGCGCACCAGAGTCGACTCATCCGGGCGAACTTACCTTTGACGAAAAGGTTCGTCGACTGATGGCTTATCAGAAAAGGTTTGAAGGCTTTGCACTGCCCAGTGGTCCCTACGAGATTGATATTACTCACTGGACCGATATTTCCCGTCGGGTTCTTAAAGAAGCCGCAGCAGAAACCGATGCCCGCTTAAGACGTTAAAATCTCAGGAATGGTTGTGACCTGCCTCCCTAAACCGAGCCCAGATCCTGATATACAATTCAGGGTTCTGGATCAGAAAAGGAGGCCCTCATGCCCGCAAAACGACATTCATCCGAACAGATCATCACCAAGCTCCGGGAAGCGGAGGTCCATCTCTCTCAGGGGATGATTATCCCTCTGAAGTGCCAAAACCCATGGGCGTATTACAAATGGCGTCGGGAATACGGCGGACTGCAATCAAGGATCAGATGGGAGGCGTTTTCCAGGAAGCCATCGTCGCCGGAGAGGTTACGTGCAACTTGTGTCACCCATTGTTTATTCGGGTTGGTAGTGATGCCTGCGATCTCGACTTTACGTGACTTCAGCTCCATCACCACCATGACGTAGAACGTCGTTAGACCGGTCTTCGTCCAGACTTCTACCGTGGTGAAATCGACGGCGAAGATGGTCTCCCAATGAGCTCTGAGAAACGTCTCCCAGGATATTGAAGCAGGGCGATCGGGAGCAGGCTCGATACCATTGGCCTTCAGCACATTTCTGACAGTCGTATCGGTGATGTGAAAACCAACGTTTGCCAAGGCACCTTGAATTCGATCAGCTCCCCACGTGGGATTCTCTTTCGCGAACCGCAGGATCAGTTCGACGATCTCCTGTCGAACGCGCGGGCGCACAACTTGTTTCTTCTCCGACGAGTAGTCCCATTTCCGGGCAATCAACTCCCGGTGCCAACGGAGAATGGTATCGCGAGTGAAGATCGCGCCGAGTTCACTTAGCAACTTTCGACCAAGCTGCTTTCCTTTGACTGCCAGGCGACGACGCTCGTTATCGTTCAGTAGGATCCGTTTCTTACCGAGTTTATCGCGGAGGATACTATTTTCAGTCTTCAGGTATTCAATCGCCAGTTGTTGTTCGCGATTCACCCAACTTACCAACGCGAATACCAGCAGGTGCCAGGGCTGCATCACAAATTCCATCTAATCAGTTACCAAAGTGCAGGGGAGGGTTACTTTGGAACTATAACCATTCTCTGAGCCGTAGCACTCTCGAAACGTGTATCGCTGCCAGTCTTCACGACCGGAGGCAACGGTTGTACTGAATGTAGCGGCGAGCGTTGTTGTCAACTCGTCTGAGAATCAAGGCCGTTGGTGTCTCGCAGATCCCTAGAATTGCAGCGTTTTGAGTTCGGCTGAGTTTTTTTACGATACGGGCGAAACTCAATCGTCGGCTATAAAATGTCTTTTATGGGCGATCGCGAAGAGTGCAAGGAGCATTTCTGTATTCTCCTGGCAGTCATAATACTCATCGTTAAGTTTGTCGAGAATGTCTTCCTGTTTCTGAGAGAAATCTGCTAATTGCTCGTGACGAAGATCGTTGTCTTCCGAGGGACCAGCTTTTCCGAAGAGTGACAAGGCATTTCGTAGAATCGTAACACGGGAACTGGCACCAATCGCTTTCAAACCCGCATAAGCTGTTTTCCAGTTGTTACCTGTCGAGTTCACGAAGTATTGAGCATGCCCTCCATTTCGGACTTCTGCATCGTACATGAAAACCGCATAGTAAAACTTCTGCTGTTTAGTCAGGCCCTCGAATCCGCTCTCCTTCTTTGTTTCGAGAATAACATTGAATGGTTCCGTAATACCTTCGAGAATCCCAATCGCACGTGCCGCCGCCTCTTGTACTTTTTTGTGAGGGGAATTCAAGTCGTTGCGAAGATACTGTTCGGCCGACTGATCCGGGTTGAAGGCGTACGCATGAAGAGCTTCCGCATATTCATAATCGTGTGGGTACTTATCGACATTATGTTTTAACTGATTCATCAACGGTAGTAACTGAACCCTGGGTATCTGGTATTCAGCTTCGTTCAATGCCATGATTATGTAATGGAGTTGGCTGTTCTCTATTGTGAAATAATTACTCGACAGCAGAATTGGTACAGCTTTATCGGTATCAATATCCAGCAATAATCTGGGAGCTTCTCCACCAACAGATCTGTCTTTTCGGTTCAATAGTTTTATGAGACCCGGAAATATCCCTGTGAGAAACTCTTTACTGTTCGTCCCTTCCCTTATACCATTTCGAATGCCAATCATAGTGTGTGATCGGACATAGTCGTCCTCATCATCCAATGCTTTCAGTATTGTCGGGATGCAGGCTCCTGTTCCATGTTCGCTGATTTCTAAAGCAGCATACTTTCGGACATAGTTATCCTCATGATCGATAAATCGGGTTAATATCTTGACGGCTCTGTTCGCATCGTGGGGTATGAGTAAACTACAAATACGTTGCAGTGGAGTATCAGAACCAAACTTAAAGCCGTTAGGGTTGAATCTTTTTGCGACTCGTTGATTTTGTAGTGCCTTCATCAAAAAAGGGACGGCCTTTTTTCCAATGAGTTGTAGCTTATCGTAATTGAAGTCATGGTCATCTTCGATAAAAAGCCGATTGACTAATTTCTCAATATCGCGATCGGAAATGTTTTCAGGAACACGCAACGATTTTTTTGCCGCTTGCTGTGACTCCATAAATTCCGCATACTCATTTTTCATTTCCGGGTTTTTCACCCAGTCGCGAAACCCACCGTATTCTCCTTCCGATTTCCTGGAACGATTCAAATTAATCGTGACTCGATTGATGACAAAGAGCACAAAGGAGATTGATAATGCGATTAACAGGTAAATCATGATGAATGCTGAAAAACGATGATGTTAACT is part of the Polystyrenella longa genome and harbors:
- a CDS encoding M24 family metallopeptidase produces the protein MSFVTHRYSLPVSSAEISTIDPQRLLEVDEKHKKLIEFLESHQLDALLLQKPENLSWFTAGGDFARMGSSETAGSIFVTPAARLLATNSIDAARIFDREIPGFGFQVKERPWHESPETLIEDLCRSRRVASDTGQHSTKDVSLHLKNLRVSLTERDCGLLRELGRDISHAVEATARNLQRGQTEAEIAAQLAHRLIKRNIVPDRIQVLADGQSQRYPSWSYGDDRVERYCIISAVGRRNGLHVGASRTVSFGALPRTVRDAHFRVMLVQATGMHFSQPDWEMFEIWNRIQRIYEKFGHPLEWRRAEQASVMGYKASEVPLVPNSQFRLEENMVLHWHPSIGAAMVGDSILVAEGGFELLTPLDEWPKIKIEVKGLPIYRPDILQRPE
- the murB gene encoding UDP-N-acetylmuramate dehydrogenase; amino-acid sequence: MPSLDDFSEITLLNEPLAKHTWLGVGGPAQYFIEPRNFDELRDVVRCCHETETPIHILGGGSNVLVRDEGVSGVVVHFKADNFSDISFEGSEVRVQAGALLSNVISRCIQEGLGGLETLAGIPGTIGGAISGNAGGNNGDIGQFVKEVRVLTSTGEIKTRTAEEVSFSYRQSTLTDLVVLETLFSLKKEEPDEISQRMRKTWIMKKATQPLSFQSAGCIFRNPRGTKAGALIEQAGLKGTRVGNVEISDRHANFFVTQPGATAEDILKLIDLTRSKVSEQHGIDLELEIKIW
- the murC gene encoding UDP-N-acetylmuramate--L-alanine ligase gives rise to the protein MTKLQLNSASASSTPTSPVPVKKRNKLVESLRKVHLVGICGSGMKALAEYLTDCDIEVTGSDLSSSEELWLAMQERGWNVHHGHQEDHLASDVDLLIYSPAVTEENPERVSSQRQGIAQLSYTEFLGKLLQDETGLCIAGTHGKSTTTAMTSHILESSRLNPSVFVGAELCGYERSGWAGAGDLMVVESCEYRRHFLNYAPQFAAILGIEADHFDCYATVEDAIGAYAEFARNVSKEGTLLVSADSEAAVEAAKGASSKVATFSVQTMADWWATDIRSTPTGQRFRIFHQGEFFSEIEIDLPGEHNVSNALAATAICYYAGCSPMQIRAALARFEGLKRRFESVGSYRGVTLIDDYAHHPTAVAKTLTAARQRFPNRRLWAVYQPHQASRTTALEKDFVDALELADEVIIARTFAARESSAETEDRTAVQLAEKLSARNVSTLYCGALDQLIESLDDALRPGDVLLTMGAGDIDRVHNAFTRRLFRNHAS
- a CDS encoding cell division protein FtsQ/DivIB — its product is MLFAKQKKKPGKRKQKEKPKQQNWFTRNLFRPFPLLWLALIATLIVLAPRVYKKLPDLTSQHRYQLTSSDITLENRPDWVPAHFLNAVLSHNQIPDNVLEPELARTISTWFEKEPWVKSVEAVRIGYPPSASVELTFREPVAVVELEGKLHPIDVDSVILPSEDFAPATLERFPVLHPSKVPPPLYVGSAWDDPVIRKGAKLASEIKPYWGNFDFVAIRAQQDQRNRAATGQGEFDPTFEIVSASGSIIVWGRAPESTHPGELTFDEKVRRLMAYQKRFEGFALPSGPYEIDITHWTDISRRVLKEAAAETDARLRR
- a CDS encoding DMP19 family protein, yielding MIYLLIALSISFVLFVINRVTINLNRSRKSEGEYGGFRDWVKNPEMKNEYAEFMESQQAAKKSLRVPENISDRDIEKLVNRLFIEDDHDFNYDKLQLIGKKAVPFLMKALQNQRVAKRFNPNGFKFGSDTPLQRICSLLIPHDANRAVKILTRFIDHEDNYVRKYAALEISEHGTGACIPTILKALDDEDDYVRSHTMIGIRNGIREGTNSKEFLTGIFPGLIKLLNRKDRSVGGEAPRLLLDIDTDKAVPILLSSNYFTIENSQLHYIIMALNEAEYQIPRVQLLPLMNQLKHNVDKYPHDYEYAEALHAYAFNPDQSAEQYLRNDLNSPHKKVQEAAARAIGILEGITEPFNVILETKKESGFEGLTKQQKFYYAVFMYDAEVRNGGHAQYFVNSTGNNWKTAYAGLKAIGASSRVTILRNALSLFGKAGPSEDNDLRHEQLADFSQKQEDILDKLNDEYYDCQENTEMLLALFAIAHKRHFIADD
- a CDS encoding D-alanine--D-alanine ligase family protein — protein: MADFDFLSGDVLRIVVLAGGDSAEREISLQSGATATEALKSRGHEVVQVDPASEDLATRDWSDCDVAFIALHGTYGEDGGVQRLLEELEVPYTGSDSSASRLAFSKSAAKERFLLSGVDTPAYVLIHETDDATSIHQKANSIGYPLVVKPDAQGSSLGVTIVRSPEDLPQALARCFHYDCFGLMEQAIEGTEWTMGIANGEPLPLIQIESEREFYDYDAKYVDDETRFLFEFDLESPTIGQIEQLALASFDSLGVSGIARADIRLDRFGKPWILEVNTIPGFTSHSLIPMAAEQQGIELGEFFERTVRAALQNSFLRRQN